CGGCCAAGCCTGGACGGGCAAGGGGACTGCGGAGGTGCGACGGCGAAAAAAGGGAATCAGGCCGCCGGGAAGTTGGCCTTCGCCTCGGCGAATGCTTCGGGGAAGATCACCTTGATGTCGCTGCCCTGGATCTGGGTGTTGATCGGGGTGGCGCCCTCGTTCTGGCCGTTCACGAACTTCGTCGGGCCATAGGGCATGATGTGGCCGGCGAAGCTGGAGGCGTTCAGCGCCTCGATGATCTTCTTGCGGTCGGTGGAGGCGGCGCGTTCGATGGCGTCGGCCAGCAGCAGCAGGTTCGAATAGTTCAGCGGCACATTGTAGGCGAAGGATTTGCCCTGGCCTTCCACCGCCTTGCGCAGGGCCAGCGCCTTGGGGTTCTTCGGATCGTGCCAGTGGTTGCAGTCGATGACGTTCTGGGCCGCCTGCGGGAATTCCTTGACGAAGCGTCCGTTCGACGCCGCCCCGCCGAGAATGGCGTAGATGCCCTTCGGCTTGATGCGCTGCTGCTGCATCGTGCGGGCGAGCAGCACGAACTCGCCGTAGTAGTTCGACGGGATCACCAGATCCGGGTTCAGCGAACGGATGCGCAGCGCCACGTTGGACATGTCGCGCGCCGGCGTCGGGTGGGCGATGGTTTCCAGCACCTCGAAGCCGCGCTTGGGCAGTTCGGTCTGCAGCAGCTTGGCGAGGCCGGAGCCGAACAGCCCGTCCTCATGCACCAGCACCACCGTCCTGGCCGGCTTGCCCGCCCGCTCGTTGATGGCGGTCAGGTTGTCGAGCGCCACCTGCGTGACCTTGCCGAAGCCGGGGCTGAAGCGGAAGGTGTTGGTCAGGCCGCGCGCCATGATCTGGTCCGACACGCCGACATCGACCAGATAGGGCAGGTCGTAGCGTGCCGCCGCCTGCGACGCGGCGAGGCAGATCGGGCTGGCAAAGCCGCCGACGATGGCCGACACGCCTTCCGCCTGCATGCGTTCCACCTCCTGCGTGC
The sequence above is drawn from the Azospirillum lipoferum 4B genome and encodes:
- a CDS encoding ABC transporter substrate-binding protein: MGRSVQDPALCGISRRTVLKAGAAAAAFATVPVAAPSILRAQTPAVKIGILQPVTGALAHDGDLGRLGAEIAINEINAAGGIKSLGGARIEMVFGDARSMPEAGTQEVERMQAEGVSAIVGGFASPICLAASQAAARYDLPYLVDVGVSDQIMARGLTNTFRFSPGFGKVTQVALDNLTAINERAGKPARTVVLVHEDGLFGSGLAKLLQTELPKRGFEVLETIAHPTPARDMSNVALRIRSLNPDLVIPSNYYGEFVLLARTMQQQRIKPKGIYAILGGAASNGRFVKEFPQAAQNVIDCNHWHDPKNPKALALRKAVEGQGKSFAYNVPLNYSNLLLLADAIERAASTDRKKIIEALNASSFAGHIMPYGPTKFVNGQNEGATPINTQIQGSDIKVIFPEAFAEAKANFPAA